A region of Dermochelys coriacea isolate rDerCor1 chromosome 1, rDerCor1.pri.v4, whole genome shotgun sequence DNA encodes the following proteins:
- the CAPZA3 gene encoding LOW QUALITY PROTEIN: F-actin-capping protein subunit alpha-3 (The sequence of the model RefSeq protein was modified relative to this genomic sequence to represent the inferred CDS: substituted 1 base at 1 genomic stop codon) encodes MSNKCDLSKEEKVWVICHLLYQAPPGEFYSVFEDLRILVQDDDLMRQEAAQVYAHHNKNNFTLVRIEGTNVLVTRYNDLGGNRFFDPKNKFSFKFDHLSGISNKFQLHRVAWDEAELWRTALNSALKAYMNSHFPSGDCSVFRKTLKTGQIFVVCIAGHXYKQLGFWNCLWKGEWTFSQIPVITQVTGAIHMQVHYFKDANLHMTVCKTVEKTLHVIDPALLAIDFVKLKKTEDNKFHIAMLENFQALTDEIWRKILRRQLPVTCTVINWNKLLTNQSMKANTSSCEVPLSVLK; translated from the coding sequence ATGTCCAACAAATGTGATTTGTCTAAGGAAGAGAAAGTGTGGGTCATATGCCATCTGCTGTATCAGGCACCTCCAGGCGAATTCTACAGTGTTTTTGAAGATCTCCGTATTCTGGTCCAGGACGATGATCTGATGAGGCAAGAGGCTGCTCAGGTCTATGCCCATCACAATAAGAACAATTTCACCTTAGTCCGAATAGAAGGAACCAATGTGCTGGTGACTCGCTACAATGACCTAGGAGGAAATCGCTTTTTTGACcctaaaaataaattttctttcaaatttgaTCACTTGAGTGGAATATCAAACAAATTTCAACTACATAGGGTAGCATGGGATGAGGCAGAGCTATGGAGAACAGCCCTAAATAGTGCTTTAAAGGCATACATGAATAGTCACTTTCCTTCAGGGGACTGCAGTGTGTTTAGAAAAACATTGAAAACAGGGCAGATATTTGTGGTCTGTATTGCGGGTCATTAGTACAAACAGTTGGGTTTCTGGAATTGCCTTTGGAAAGGTGAATGGACTTTTTCCCAGATTCCAGTTATTACTCAGGTTACAGGGGCCATTCATATGCAAGTACACTACTTTAAAGATGCTAATCTCCACATGACAGTCTGCAAGACTGTTGAAAAGACCTTGCATGTAATTGACCCAGCCCTGTTGGCCATAGATTTTGTGAAACTCAAAAAAACTGAAGACAACAAATTTCACATTGCCATGCTGGAAAACTTCCAAGCTTTGACAGATGAAATCTGGAGAAAAATTCTACGAAGGCAGCTCCCAGTCACTTGCACTGTCattaactggaataaattgctgacCAATCAGAGCATGAAAGCCAATACTTCCAGTTGTGAGGTGCCACTGAGTGTCCTGAAGTGA